A DNA window from Helianthus annuus cultivar XRQ/B chromosome 15, HanXRQr2.0-SUNRISE, whole genome shotgun sequence contains the following coding sequences:
- the LOC110914297 gene encoding uncharacterized protein LOC110914297 has translation MLHARGYEVLHHIDGTDPPTDTNPEYASWAKIDSIVLQWIYGTLSDDLLVRVLETNTMARDTLVRLQGVFLNNKGSRVATLEHAFTNHKLSACSSLDEYCTKLKEIGEQLKDVDQPIPESRLVLQLGRGLPPEYSVTTR, from the coding sequence ATGCTTCATGCAAGAGGTTACGAGGTTCTTCACCACATCGATGGAACGGATCCTCCGACAGACACGAATCCAGAGTATGCCTCATGGGCCAAGATCGACTCCATCGTGTTGCAGTGGATATATGGAACGTTGTCTGATGATCTTCTCGTCCGCGTCCTCGAGACTAACACTATGGCTAGGGACACATTGGTTCGTTTACAAGGTGTTTTTCTAAACAATAAAGGCTCTCGTGTAGCCACTCTTGAGCACGCCTTCACCAATCACAAATTGTCAGCATGTTCTTCTCTAGACGAGTACTGCACCAAGCTCAAGGAAATCGGTGAACAACTGAAAGATGTTGATCAGCCCATACCTGAATCTCGTTTGGTACTCCAACTGGGTCGCGGCCTACCTCCTGAATATTCGGTGACCACGCGCTAA